Proteins from a genomic interval of Dunckerocampus dactyliophorus isolate RoL2022-P2 chromosome 5, RoL_Ddac_1.1, whole genome shotgun sequence:
- the LOC129181903 gene encoding G/T mismatch-specific thymine DNA glycosylase-like isoform X3: MVNPQPMMEQQEPANLTKPPAKKRGRPVQPKEPGAPKPPKVPKAPKPPKAPKPPKDPNAPKAKPGPKPKKNTEGQADGKQEKIDESFKKVKRKVDRFKGMSEEEVMKKTLPDLLEHNLDYVIIGINPGLMAAYIGRWFPGPGNHFWKCLFLSGFTEEQLNHMHDTTLPGKYKMGFTNMVARATPGSKDLSSKELREGGKILVEKLKNYKPLIAVFNGKCIYEMFCRELFGKKPKKLEFGLQPHKIPDCEVALYLMPSSSARCAQFPRAQDKVHFYIKLRELRDELRGTARPREIEEVNYSFDLNLAKEDAKRLAIKEEQYDPGYEDAYGGAYMEPGAEGGQGQANGHCPFSPSENTAERAQEASTSQSSEGQCPDRQWKSQSFGNEIPDISGGGEDGGV; this comes from the exons ATGGTTAACCCTCAGCCCATGATGGAGCAGCAGGAGCCTGCCAACCTGACCAAAC CCCCAGCCAAAAAGAGAGGCAGACCAGTTCAGCCCAAGGAACCAGGCGCACCTAAACCACCGAAAGTCCCAAAGGCCCCAAAGCCCCCAAAGGCACCTAAGCCCCCAAAGGACCCTAATGCTCCCAAGGCCAAACCGGGCCCGAAGCCTAAGAAGAACACTGAGGGTCAGGCTGACGGAAAGCAGGAGAAGATTGATGAGAGCTTCAAGAAGGTGAAGCGGAAAGTGGACCGTTTCAAAGGAATGTCTGAGGAGGAAGTCATGAAAAAAACCCTCCCCGACCTGCTGGAGCACAATCTGGACTATGTCATC ATTGGCATCAATCCAGGCTTGATGGCAGCTTACATTGGACGCTGGTTTCCTGGTCCTGGAAATCATTTTT GGAAATGTCTCTTCCTTTCGGGGTTTACGGAAGAGCAGCTCAACCACATGCACGACACCACTTTGCCGGGCAAGTACAAAATGGGCTTCACCAACATGGTTGCCAGGGCAACGCCAGGGAGCAAAGATCTCTCAAG CAAAGAGCTGCGCGAAGGAGGCAAAATTCTTGTGGAGAAACTAAAGAACTACAAACCTCTCATTGCCGTCTTCAATGGCAAAT GCATATATGAAATGTTTTGTAGAGAACTATTTGGTAAAAAACCAAAGAAACTTGAATTTGGTTTGCAGCCACACAAGATCCCTGATTGTGAAGTG GCTCTGTACCTGATGCCTTCATCCAGCGCTCGCTGTGCTCAGTTCCCTCGCGCTCAGGACAAAGTGCACTTTTACATCAAGCTGAGGGAGCTCAGAGATGAGCTGCGGGGCACAGCCAGGCCCAGAGAGATCGAGGAGGTCAACTACTCCTTTGACCTGAACCTGGCAAAGG AGGATGCCAAGAGGCTTGCCATCAAGGAGGAGCAGTACGATCCAGGCTACGAGGACGCCTACGGTGGCGCATACATGGAGCCAGGAGCTGAAGGAGGCCAGGGTCAGGCCAATGGACACTGTCCCTTCTCACCAAGTGAAAACACAG CAGAGCGAGCACAGGAGGCGAGCACATCGCAAAGTTCAGAAGGCCAATGTCCCGATAGACAATGGAAGTCGCAGTCATTCGGCAATGAGATTCCAGACATCAGCGGAGGAGGAGAAGACGGTGGCGTGTGA
- the LOC129181903 gene encoding G/T mismatch-specific thymine DNA glycosylase-like isoform X1, giving the protein MDDRLNGSLPVGSSEYLQQWIQSTQQFQALQAQYSAFNHQSHYPETQTGATSAPPMVNPQPMMEQQEPANLTKPPAKKRGRPVQPKEPGAPKPPKVPKAPKPPKAPKPPKDPNAPKAKPGPKPKKNTEGQADGKQEKIDESFKKVKRKVDRFKGMSEEEVMKKTLPDLLEHNLDYVIIGINPGLMAAYIGRWFPGPGNHFWKCLFLSGFTEEQLNHMHDTTLPGKYKMGFTNMVARATPGSKDLSSKELREGGKILVEKLKNYKPLIAVFNGKCIYEMFCRELFGKKPKKLEFGLQPHKIPDCEVALYLMPSSSARCAQFPRAQDKVHFYIKLRELRDELRGTARPREIEEVNYSFDLNLAKEDAKRLAIKEEQYDPGYEDAYGGAYMEPGAEGGQGQANGHCPFSPSENTAERAQEASTSQSSEGQCPDRQWKSQSFGNEIPDISGGGEDGGV; this is encoded by the exons ATGGACGATAGGCTGAATGGTTCCTTGCCTGTCGGGTCCTCGGAGTATCTCCAGCAGTG GATTCAGTCTACTCAGCAGTTCCAAGCTCTCCAAGCCCAGTACTCCGCTTTCAACCATCAGTCTCACTACCCAGAGACGCAGACGGGAGCAACATCCGCACCTCCCATGGTTAACCCTCAGCCCATGATGGAGCAGCAGGAGCCTGCCAACCTGACCAAAC CCCCAGCCAAAAAGAGAGGCAGACCAGTTCAGCCCAAGGAACCAGGCGCACCTAAACCACCGAAAGTCCCAAAGGCCCCAAAGCCCCCAAAGGCACCTAAGCCCCCAAAGGACCCTAATGCTCCCAAGGCCAAACCGGGCCCGAAGCCTAAGAAGAACACTGAGGGTCAGGCTGACGGAAAGCAGGAGAAGATTGATGAGAGCTTCAAGAAGGTGAAGCGGAAAGTGGACCGTTTCAAAGGAATGTCTGAGGAGGAAGTCATGAAAAAAACCCTCCCCGACCTGCTGGAGCACAATCTGGACTATGTCATC ATTGGCATCAATCCAGGCTTGATGGCAGCTTACATTGGACGCTGGTTTCCTGGTCCTGGAAATCATTTTT GGAAATGTCTCTTCCTTTCGGGGTTTACGGAAGAGCAGCTCAACCACATGCACGACACCACTTTGCCGGGCAAGTACAAAATGGGCTTCACCAACATGGTTGCCAGGGCAACGCCAGGGAGCAAAGATCTCTCAAG CAAAGAGCTGCGCGAAGGAGGCAAAATTCTTGTGGAGAAACTAAAGAACTACAAACCTCTCATTGCCGTCTTCAATGGCAAAT GCATATATGAAATGTTTTGTAGAGAACTATTTGGTAAAAAACCAAAGAAACTTGAATTTGGTTTGCAGCCACACAAGATCCCTGATTGTGAAGTG GCTCTGTACCTGATGCCTTCATCCAGCGCTCGCTGTGCTCAGTTCCCTCGCGCTCAGGACAAAGTGCACTTTTACATCAAGCTGAGGGAGCTCAGAGATGAGCTGCGGGGCACAGCCAGGCCCAGAGAGATCGAGGAGGTCAACTACTCCTTTGACCTGAACCTGGCAAAGG AGGATGCCAAGAGGCTTGCCATCAAGGAGGAGCAGTACGATCCAGGCTACGAGGACGCCTACGGTGGCGCATACATGGAGCCAGGAGCTGAAGGAGGCCAGGGTCAGGCCAATGGACACTGTCCCTTCTCACCAAGTGAAAACACAG CAGAGCGAGCACAGGAGGCGAGCACATCGCAAAGTTCAGAAGGCCAATGTCCCGATAGACAATGGAAGTCGCAGTCATTCGGCAATGAGATTCCAGACATCAGCGGAGGAGGAGAAGACGGTGGCGTGTGA
- the LOC129181905 gene encoding patatin-like phospholipase domain-containing protein 2 — MLTKACSEDQPLSCCCFFFMALESRQDEEWNISLAGCGFRSVYYLGALTCIQERAPHLIHGASRIGGASSGCLVAAALTVGLPIEHLCVDVLSVAKEARRHRLSVFHPTFSLLRTVRDSLREKLPEDAHLRASGRLCVSLTRMSDGKNVLVSQFDSRDELIQVLMCSCFFPIYCGFIPPSYRGELFMDGALSNNMPLFEQRNTITMAPFSSESDICPKDTAFTFVSVHCSNLSIQVTTDNVYRICTSFLPPALEELADICHSGYVDALRFLRQEGLLGTSCSQAKADSPKLAEGQHQWREQKHTENLLLKRVLCAACGDTGHVGAGTSHPLRTLFCLLTPLMLTAEWIFFLIKSLLVTTTNLIGQWRP, encoded by the exons ATGTTGACCAAAGCCTGCAGTGAAGATCAGCCGTTAtcttgctgctgcttcttcttcatgGCGCTTGAAAGCAGACAAGATGAAGAGTGGAACATCTCTTTGGCCGGCTGCGGCTTCAGGAGCGTCTACTACCTGGGAGCGCTGACTTGCATCCAGGAGCGAGCGCCTCACCTCATCCACGGTGCTTCCAGAATCGGCGGCGCGTCGTCGGGATGCCTCGTGGCTGCGGCGTTGACCGTCGGCCTTCCCATTG aacatttgtgtgtggacgTGTTGAGTGTGGCCAAGGAGGCCAGAAGACACCGCCTGAGCGTCTTCCACCCAACCTTCAGCCTCCTGCGGACGGTGCGGGACTCCCTGAGGGAGAAGCTTCCAGAAGATGCCCACCTGAGGGCCTCGGGGAGGCTCTGCGTGTCCCTCACCAGAATGTCTGACGGGAAGAACGTCCTGGTGTCTCAGTTTGACAGCAGGGACGAGCTCATCCAG GTGCTGATGTGCAGCTGCTTCTTCCCCATTTACTGTGGCTTCATCCCACCTTCATATCGTGGAGAG CTGTTCATGGACGGTGCCCTGAGTAACAACATGCCGCTGTTCGAGCAGCGTAACACCATCACCATGGCCCCCTTCTCCAGCGAGAGCGACATCTGCCCCAAAGACACCGCCTTCACATTTGTGTCCGTGCACTGCTCTAACCTCAGCATCCAGGTGACCACAGACAACGTGTACCGCATCTGCACGTCCTTCCTTCCCCCTGCACTCGAG GAGTTGGCTGACATCTGCCACAGCGGCTACGTGGATGCTCTTCGTTTCCTGAGACAAGAAG GTCTGCTTGGAACGTCGTGCTCGCAGGCCAAGGCAGACAGTCCGAAGCTAGCTGAGGGACAACACCAGTGGCGGGAGCAGAAACACACAGAGAACCTTCTACTTAAGAGAG TGCTGTGTGCAGCGTGCGGGGACACAGGTCACGTCGGTGCCGGTACATCCCATCCACTCAGAACTTTGTTCTGTCTGCTGACTCCACTCATGTTGACTGCAGAGTGGATCTTCTTCCTCATAAAGAG CCTGCTGGTGACCACCACCAACCTCATTGGACAGTGGAGGCCATGA
- the LOC129181903 gene encoding G/T mismatch-specific thymine DNA glycosylase-like isoform X2 — protein sequence MDDRLNGSLPVGSSEYLQQWIQSTQQFQALQAQYSAFNHQSHYPETQTGATSAPPMVNPQPMMEQQEPANLTKPPAKKRGRPVQPKEPGAPKPPKVPKAPKPPKAPKPPKDPNAPKAKPGPKPKKNTEGQADGKQEKIDESFKKVKRKVDRFKGMSEEEVMKKTLPDLLEHNLDYVIIGINPGLMAAYIGRWFPGPGNHFWKCLFLSGFTEEQLNHMHDTTLPGKYKMGFTNMVARATPGSKDLSSKELREGGKILVEKLKNYKPLIAVFNGKCIYEMFCRELFGKKPKKLEFGLQPHKIPDCEVALYLMPSSSARCAQFPRAQDKVHFYIKLRELRDELRGTARPREIEEVNYSFDLNLAKEDAKRLAIKEEQYDPGYEDAYGGAYMEPGAEGGQGQANGHCPFSPSENTERAQEASTSQSSEGQCPDRQWKSQSFGNEIPDISGGGEDGGV from the exons ATGGACGATAGGCTGAATGGTTCCTTGCCTGTCGGGTCCTCGGAGTATCTCCAGCAGTG GATTCAGTCTACTCAGCAGTTCCAAGCTCTCCAAGCCCAGTACTCCGCTTTCAACCATCAGTCTCACTACCCAGAGACGCAGACGGGAGCAACATCCGCACCTCCCATGGTTAACCCTCAGCCCATGATGGAGCAGCAGGAGCCTGCCAACCTGACCAAAC CCCCAGCCAAAAAGAGAGGCAGACCAGTTCAGCCCAAGGAACCAGGCGCACCTAAACCACCGAAAGTCCCAAAGGCCCCAAAGCCCCCAAAGGCACCTAAGCCCCCAAAGGACCCTAATGCTCCCAAGGCCAAACCGGGCCCGAAGCCTAAGAAGAACACTGAGGGTCAGGCTGACGGAAAGCAGGAGAAGATTGATGAGAGCTTCAAGAAGGTGAAGCGGAAAGTGGACCGTTTCAAAGGAATGTCTGAGGAGGAAGTCATGAAAAAAACCCTCCCCGACCTGCTGGAGCACAATCTGGACTATGTCATC ATTGGCATCAATCCAGGCTTGATGGCAGCTTACATTGGACGCTGGTTTCCTGGTCCTGGAAATCATTTTT GGAAATGTCTCTTCCTTTCGGGGTTTACGGAAGAGCAGCTCAACCACATGCACGACACCACTTTGCCGGGCAAGTACAAAATGGGCTTCACCAACATGGTTGCCAGGGCAACGCCAGGGAGCAAAGATCTCTCAAG CAAAGAGCTGCGCGAAGGAGGCAAAATTCTTGTGGAGAAACTAAAGAACTACAAACCTCTCATTGCCGTCTTCAATGGCAAAT GCATATATGAAATGTTTTGTAGAGAACTATTTGGTAAAAAACCAAAGAAACTTGAATTTGGTTTGCAGCCACACAAGATCCCTGATTGTGAAGTG GCTCTGTACCTGATGCCTTCATCCAGCGCTCGCTGTGCTCAGTTCCCTCGCGCTCAGGACAAAGTGCACTTTTACATCAAGCTGAGGGAGCTCAGAGATGAGCTGCGGGGCACAGCCAGGCCCAGAGAGATCGAGGAGGTCAACTACTCCTTTGACCTGAACCTGGCAAAGG AGGATGCCAAGAGGCTTGCCATCAAGGAGGAGCAGTACGATCCAGGCTACGAGGACGCCTACGGTGGCGCATACATGGAGCCAGGAGCTGAAGGAGGCCAGGGTCAGGCCAATGGACACTGTCCCTTCTCACCAAGTGAAAACACAG AGCGAGCACAGGAGGCGAGCACATCGCAAAGTTCAGAAGGCCAATGTCCCGATAGACAATGGAAGTCGCAGTCATTCGGCAATGAGATTCCAGACATCAGCGGAGGAGGAGAAGACGGTGGCGTGTGA